Proteins from a genomic interval of Diaminobutyricimonas aerilata:
- a CDS encoding EamA family transporter: MLPILLALAGSVAYGAADFFGGLSSRRSSALRVVAISAPASLAPVLLVAPFVGGRWSIEAVLWGAGSGIAAVLVFALLYAALARGPMSVLSPITAVVSAVIPVAIAFGSGERLSPLGVLGVVVAVAAIPLVAGGPAEHRPSIRALLLGLGAGVAVALQLVFLDASPDDSGLVPLLVGRGVAAAVVLIAVGMRRASLRGSEAPSLALAVSAGVLDSLANLLFLLSARAGLLTIAAVIVALYPAMTIALARGVLKERLRPLQIAGLVLAGAAVALLALTDA; this comes from the coding sequence ATGCTGCCCATCCTGCTCGCCCTCGCGGGCAGCGTCGCCTACGGCGCGGCAGACTTCTTCGGCGGACTGTCGTCTCGGCGGAGCTCGGCGCTGCGGGTGGTGGCGATCTCCGCGCCGGCGAGCCTCGCGCCGGTGCTCCTCGTCGCGCCGTTCGTCGGCGGCCGTTGGTCGATCGAGGCGGTGCTGTGGGGCGCCGGATCCGGGATCGCCGCCGTGCTCGTCTTCGCGCTGCTCTACGCGGCGCTCGCCCGCGGGCCGATGAGCGTGCTCTCACCGATCACCGCCGTCGTGTCCGCCGTCATCCCGGTGGCGATCGCGTTCGGGTCGGGGGAGCGGCTCTCTCCGCTCGGCGTGCTCGGGGTCGTCGTGGCCGTCGCCGCGATCCCGCTGGTCGCCGGAGGCCCGGCCGAGCACCGGCCGAGCATCCGCGCGCTGCTGCTCGGACTGGGTGCCGGTGTCGCCGTCGCCCTCCAGCTCGTCTTCCTCGACGCTTCCCCGGACGACTCGGGCCTCGTGCCCCTGCTCGTCGGGCGCGGTGTGGCCGCCGCGGTCGTGCTCATCGCGGTCGGGATGCGTCGCGCCTCGCTGCGGGGGAGCGAGGCGCCGTCGCTCGCCCTCGCCGTGTCGGCGGGTGTGCTCGACTCGCTCGCGAACCTGCTGTTCCTGCTCAGCGCCCGAGCCGGTCTGCTGACCATCGCGGCGGTGATCGTCGCGCTCTACCCGGCGATGACCATCGCACTGGCGCGCGGCGTGCTGAAGGAGCGGCTGCGTCCCCTGCAGATCGCCGGTCTCGTGCTCGCCGGAGCCGCCGTCGCGCTCCTCGCGCTCACCGACGCCTGA
- a CDS encoding CYTH and CHAD domain-containing protein — MAVSRSLESERKYDVDDRIAVPPLARFGEVHPEETVILRAVYFDTERRDLARRLITLRRRAGGGDEGWHIKLPARLGRVELHAPLADEPPAELLTHVAGVLRGRPLREVARLSTSRTVTRVHGDDGEPLFEVADDLVSATDVGTGILRIWREWEVELLSGAPEGGKKRAALLDAVQRELETAGAEPASSASKLARALGRSSLTDLPPVAAAGRDSSALEIARALIAAQLDALVAADPGARTDETDGVHALRTAIRRVRAVLAALRGVLDASAVDPVRDALGEVGRALGRARDAEVRRARLTALLGAEAEAVGDELAELGPALIGEALDEYRTAYEAVTEVLDSPRWFDALDALDDLVARPPLGENALEPGRPLVREQLLRAARRAEKRWKKADDDASRHAARKAARRTRYLAEALTSDAAPLFGGKVRALGEAAEALQDALGEHRDASALAARLGTSDAPGHLRALADSENDAARAALREAKRAAKRFREAGAALD; from the coding sequence ATGGCCGTCTCCCGCTCGCTCGAATCGGAACGCAAGTACGACGTGGATGACCGCATCGCGGTTCCGCCCCTGGCCCGGTTCGGCGAGGTGCATCCGGAGGAGACCGTCATCCTGCGGGCGGTCTACTTCGACACGGAACGTCGGGATCTCGCCCGCCGACTGATCACGCTGCGACGCCGTGCCGGGGGAGGGGACGAGGGCTGGCACATCAAGCTGCCCGCTCGGCTCGGGCGCGTCGAACTGCACGCTCCGCTCGCGGACGAGCCCCCCGCCGAACTGCTGACGCACGTCGCCGGCGTGCTGCGGGGTCGTCCGCTGCGTGAGGTGGCCCGGTTGAGCACGAGCCGCACGGTGACGCGCGTGCACGGCGACGACGGCGAACCGCTCTTCGAGGTGGCCGACGACCTCGTCTCGGCGACCGACGTCGGCACGGGCATCCTGCGCATCTGGCGGGAGTGGGAGGTGGAGCTGCTCTCCGGCGCGCCCGAAGGGGGCAAGAAGCGTGCCGCGCTGCTCGACGCGGTGCAGCGCGAACTCGAGACCGCCGGTGCCGAACCCGCCTCGAGCGCGTCCAAGCTCGCGCGGGCCCTCGGTCGATCGAGCCTGACCGATCTGCCTCCCGTCGCGGCGGCGGGGCGGGACTCGAGCGCCCTCGAGATCGCGCGCGCCCTCATCGCGGCGCAGCTCGACGCCCTCGTCGCGGCGGACCCGGGCGCCCGCACCGACGAGACGGACGGGGTGCATGCCCTCCGCACCGCGATCCGGCGTGTCCGCGCGGTGCTCGCCGCCCTCCGGGGAGTGCTCGACGCGTCGGCCGTCGATCCCGTGCGCGACGCGCTCGGCGAGGTCGGCCGAGCCCTCGGCCGTGCCCGGGACGCCGAAGTGCGCCGGGCCCGCCTGACCGCACTGCTGGGAGCGGAGGCGGAGGCCGTCGGCGACGAGCTCGCCGAACTCGGGCCGGCGCTCATCGGCGAAGCGCTCGACGAGTACCGCACCGCCTACGAGGCGGTGACCGAGGTGCTCGACTCCCCGCGGTGGTTCGACGCCCTCGACGCGCTCGATGATCTCGTCGCGCGCCCGCCGCTCGGCGAGAACGCCCTCGAGCCCGGTCGGCCGCTCGTGCGTGAACAGCTGTTGCGCGCGGCCCGTCGCGCCGAGAAGCGGTGGAAGAAGGCCGACGACGACGCGTCCCGCCACGCCGCCCGTAAGGCGGCTCGTCGAACCCGTTACCTCGCCGAGGCGCTCACCTCCGACGCGGCCCCGCTGTTCGGGGGCAAGGTCCGTGCGCTCGGCGAGGCAGCCGAGGCGCTGCAGGATGCGCTGGGCGAGCACCGGGACGCGTCGGCGCTCGCCGCGCGGCTCGGCACGTCCGATGCGCCCGGGCACCTGCGGGCGCTCGCCGACAGCGAGAACGACGCCGCTCGCGCGGCGTTGCGTGAAGCGAAGCGGGCGGCGAAGCGGTTCCGCGAGGCGGGCGCCGCGCTCGACTGA
- the mmuM gene encoding homocysteine S-methyltransferase: protein MWSARLLDDDPDAILDAHRSYFAAGARVGISASYQVSFDASGDRARHLLRRSVELCAAARDEAVSADGVERWVAASVGPYGAMLADGSEYRGDYGVDVGHLRSWHARRLDVLCETDADVLAVETIPSLDEVGAIATELMGRGRPAWISVTAARGTLRSGESLAEAFRIAAAVPEVVAVGVNCTDPVEVAGAIGAARSVTSKPVVVYPNSGEQWDAGARTWTGRAGFPPVLVAEWIAAGAALVGGCCRVGPAEIESIVGACD, encoded by the coding sequence CTGTGGTCTGCGCGACTGCTCGATGACGACCCCGACGCCATCCTCGACGCTCACCGCAGCTATTTCGCCGCGGGGGCCCGGGTCGGCATCAGCGCGTCGTACCAGGTGAGCTTCGATGCGAGCGGCGACCGGGCGCGGCACCTGCTGCGGCGGAGCGTCGAGCTGTGCGCCGCCGCCCGCGACGAGGCGGTCTCCGCCGACGGTGTGGAGCGCTGGGTGGCCGCCTCGGTGGGACCGTACGGCGCCATGCTCGCCGACGGCTCGGAGTACCGCGGCGACTACGGCGTCGACGTCGGCCACCTGCGCTCGTGGCACGCGCGTCGCCTCGACGTGCTGTGCGAGACGGATGCCGATGTGCTCGCGGTCGAGACCATCCCGAGTCTCGACGAGGTCGGCGCGATCGCTACGGAGCTCATGGGACGCGGCAGGCCGGCCTGGATCTCGGTGACCGCCGCGCGCGGCACGTTGCGGTCGGGCGAGAGCCTCGCCGAGGCCTTCCGGATCGCCGCGGCCGTGCCCGAAGTGGTCGCGGTCGGCGTGAACTGCACCGATCCGGTCGAGGTGGCCGGGGCGATCGGCGCGGCGCGGTCGGTGACCTCGAAACCCGTCGTCGTGTACCCGAACAGCGGCGAGCAGTGGGACGCCGGGGCGCGCACCTGGACCGGCAGGGCCGGCTTCCCGCCCGTGCTCGTCGCGGAATGGATCGCCGCGGGCGCCGCCCTCGTGGGCGGCTGCTGTCGTGTCGGGCCGGCCGAGATCGAGTCGATCGTCGGAGCGTGCGATTAG
- a CDS encoding LysR family transcriptional regulator substrate-binding protein — protein MPDRLVVAFVPGVSPSKWARVWNDRMRGVTLELRAVSEAEAVQALEDGSAHMALVRLPIEKEGRHVIPLWDEPPVVVASRDSAVAAVDELSPEDLAGLGEPVLEGRDAAVMELVAAGVGVAVMPQQVARALSRRDVLARPLIGGTPTRIGLAWPSEHPSPHADEFIGIVRGRTANSSRGSDPIRRPPAGDGPRRRPTRGGRPERR, from the coding sequence ATGCCGGATCGTCTCGTCGTCGCCTTCGTCCCCGGCGTCTCGCCCTCGAAGTGGGCCCGCGTCTGGAACGACCGGATGCGCGGGGTCACCCTCGAGCTGCGTGCGGTGAGCGAGGCGGAGGCCGTGCAGGCGCTCGAGGACGGGTCGGCGCACATGGCGCTCGTGCGGCTGCCGATCGAGAAGGAGGGGCGGCACGTGATCCCGCTCTGGGACGAGCCACCGGTCGTCGTCGCGTCGCGCGACTCCGCCGTCGCCGCCGTCGACGAGCTGTCACCGGAGGATCTCGCGGGCCTGGGTGAACCCGTGCTCGAGGGCCGCGACGCGGCCGTCATGGAGCTCGTGGCTGCGGGAGTCGGCGTCGCCGTCATGCCGCAGCAGGTCGCGCGGGCGCTGTCGCGCCGCGATGTGCTCGCCCGGCCGCTCATCGGCGGCACGCCGACGCGCATCGGACTCGCGTGGCCCAGCGAGCATCCGTCGCCCCATGCCGACGAGTTCATCGGCATCGTGCGCGGACGCACGGCGAACAGCTCGCGCGGAAGCGATCCGATCCGCCGTCCCCCGGCCGGCGACGGTCCCCGTCGACGCCCGACACGCGGCGGAAGACCCGAGCGACGGTGA
- a CDS encoding DUF5997 family protein, whose product MARNEQLMKPATAAKKLGVYLPATPEEFREGDISRSEFDRLQSEPPEWLAELRRTGPHPRPVVAAKLGVSVSGLARAGIDEALTTQQITELLQQMPEWLVTERATQAAVRAENARLKEQRRARD is encoded by the coding sequence ATGGCACGCAACGAGCAGCTCATGAAACCGGCCACGGCGGCGAAGAAGCTCGGGGTGTACCTTCCGGCGACCCCGGAGGAGTTCCGCGAGGGCGACATCTCGCGCAGCGAGTTCGACCGCCTGCAGTCGGAACCGCCGGAGTGGCTCGCCGAGCTGCGACGCACCGGACCGCACCCGCGTCCCGTCGTGGCGGCGAAGCTCGGGGTCTCCGTGTCGGGACTGGCCCGCGCCGGCATCGACGAGGCCCTCACGACGCAGCAGATCACCGAACTGCTCCAGCAGATGCCCGAGTGGCTCGTGACCGAGCGCGCGACCCAGGCCGCGGTGCGCGCCGAGAACGCGCGACTCAAAGAGCAGCGCCGCGCCCGCGACTGA
- a CDS encoding tryptophan synthase subunit alpha, whose translation MVSGMRRASLEVLRAEARDELQTVILERCRHGEDPWEFMSELPTIDELVVYILRADAITANGGAMPNPTREYRVLRQIALDHPPLTRTVWSLIGRLAA comes from the coding sequence ATGGTGTCGGGGATGCGGCGAGCGAGTCTCGAGGTGCTGCGCGCGGAAGCGCGCGACGAGCTCCAGACCGTGATCCTCGAACGCTGCCGCCACGGCGAGGACCCCTGGGAGTTCATGTCGGAGCTGCCCACGATCGACGAGCTCGTCGTCTACATCCTGCGCGCCGACGCGATCACCGCGAACGGCGGCGCGATGCCGAACCCGACGCGCGAGTACCGCGTGCTGCGGCAGATCGCGCTGGATCATCCACCACTGACACGCACGGTCTGGTCGCTCATCGGGCGGCTCGCCGCCTGA